The following is a genomic window from uncultured Propionivibrio sp..
GAGGGCCGCTTCGCCGAAGACCGGCAGACCGCCGACGGCCAGATGATCTTCAACACGACACCGGTCGCCAACGCTCGCCCGGCAGAGGCGACGACAGCAGCGCCCAAAGCGGCGCCAGCCAGGCAGACCGCGCCGGCACAGGAACAGGACGACGAGAACGATTGACCCGGTTGGGCGCGTGCCGGTACCAGGCGGTGTTCGCAATCAAGCGTCGGTGGTGAACACTCCCTAGCCTGCACCGCCCTGCCGCACCGGCAGCGTGATGCGGAAGCGCGAACCTCGCCCGACGGCGCTATCGACGACCAGCGTCCCGCCGTGGCTGCGGATGATGCCATAGGAGAGGGAGAGGCCGAGGCCGAGTCCCTTGCCGGCCGGCAGCGTGGTGAAGAAGGGATCGAAAATGCGCCGGCGCACGTCGTCGGGCATGCCGCAACCGTTGTCGGCGAACTCGATCCAGACGCTGTCCTTGCCGACGCCGCTGCGGATGGTGATCTGGCCGCGCGCCTTTCCAAAGGCATGCTCGGCGTTGACGAGCAACGCCATGAACACCTGATTGAGCTGTTCCGGCAGGCATTCGACTTCGGGCAGCTCGCCGTACTGCCGGATGACATCGGCCTTGTCGCTGACCTCGCTGCCGAGCAGTTCGAGCGTCGCATCGATGCCGCGATGCAGGTCGGCGAAACGCCAACGGCCGGCCGCTCCCGTCTGGGCGAATTCGCGCAGGCTGTGCGCGATCTTGCGCACCCGTTCGATATTCTCGCGCGACTCGCGACCGAGGCGCTCGGCCTCCGCCGCCAGGCGCTCGACGTCAATATAGCGATGACAGGCGGCGACGCGATCGAGGCGTTCCGGCGGCAAGTCCTTCACCGCTTCGTCATAAGCGCCGACCAACCCGAGCAGTTGCTGGACGTTCTGCAGCAGCGTCCCGATCGTCGCGTGCACATACGCCAACGGCGTATTGACCTGATGCGCCACGCCGGCAGCCAGTTGCCCGATGCTGGCCATCTTCTCGCTCTGGATAAGTTGTCCTTGCACACGTGCCAGCTTGGTATTGACCTCCGACAGCTCGTCGCAGCGACAGGCGAGTTCGGCCTCGGCCAGCTCGCGCAGGCGGATATCCTCGGCCAGTTGGCGGTTGGCTTCGATGACCTCGTGCCGCAACGCGGCAATCCGCGTCATCGCCATCATCTTGGCGCGCAACACACCTTCGGGCACATTCTTGGCAATCAACTCGTCGCCGCCGGCCTCGATCGCGGCAATGACATTGTCGTCGGTGCCGACCGAGGTCAGGAACAGGATCGGCGTCCACGCCCATTGTTGCGCCGCCTCGAAAGCACGGATCTGGCGCGTCGCCTCGAAGCCGTCCATCACCGGCATCTCGATATCCATCAGGACGAGATCGGGGGCGAAGCGCTGGAACTGCTCGACGCCCTCCCGCCCGTCATGGGCGACCGCCACCTCGTTACCGAATGCCCGCAGCCGCTCGGCGAAGACAACGGCCGCCGAACGCGAATCGTCCACCAGCAGAATTTTCATGTCATCCTCCGCACCCGCGTACGAGCCATCGGTGTCGGCCGACCCGACGGCCCCGGACTCTTCCATTGTAGATGCTGGAACGCCGGGTCAAAGCGCTGTCGATTCGATGCCAGAAAGCGGTAAGATCGTCGGATTACATTGCCAGGCTGGCGCCGCCATGACCCTCGACAACGCCCTCCCGCTCTATCGTTCCGCCGATCTGCGCCGCATCGAAAGCGCGGCCGCCGACCAGAAGCTCATGCAGCGCGCCGGCCGCGCCGCCGCCGACTGGGCGACCGAACTGTGCGCCGACGGCGGCGCCATCCTTGTCCTTGCCGGCCCCGGCAACAACGGCGGCGACGCCTTCGACGCGGCGCGGCGACTGCGCGCAGCCTTCTTCGATGTCGTCCTCGTCTTCGCCGGCGATCCCGACCGCCTGCCGGCCGACGCCGCGGCCGCCTGCAAGCACTTCCTCGCCGAGGGCGGCCTCATCCGCACCGCCATTCCGGCGCACGGGCGCTGGGCACTGATCATCGACGGCCTCTTCGGCATCGGCATTACCCGTGACATCAGCGGCCCCTATGCCGACCTCATCGAACGCGCCAACGCCCTTGCCGACCGCGACGCTTGCCCGCTGCTGGCGCTCGATTGTCCGAGCGGACTCGACGCCGACACCGGCGTCGTGCGCGGCACCGTCATCCGCGCCAGCCACACGCTGAGCTTCATCGCCGCCAAGCCCGGCCTGTTCACCGGTGACGGGCCCGATTACTGCGGCAACTGCCGTGTCGCCGCGCTCGACCTCGACGCCGAAGCGATCGCCCCGGCAGCCGGGCGCCTGGTCGGCGGCGACGCATTCGCCGCGTCTCTGACACCGCGCCAGCGCAACAGCCACAAGGGCAGCTACGGCAACGCCGGCATCCTCGGCGGTGCGTCCGGCATGACCGGCGCCGCCCTGCTCTCCGCCCGTGCCGCCCTGCGTCTCGGCAGCGGCCGCGTCTACGTCGCGCTGCTCGACGCGCAGGCGCCGGCGCTCGACCCGTGCCAGCCCGAACTGATGCTGCGCCGGCCCGACGCGCTCGATGACGCCACACTCACCGCGCTCGCCTGTGGCCCGGGCCTCGGCACCTCGATCGCTGCAAAGGAACAATTGGACGCCGCCTTACGCCAGGACATCCCGCTCGTGCTCGATGCCGACGCGCTGAACCTGCTCGCGCGCGAATGCGATCTGCCGGTCGCCGTCGCGCTGCGTCAGGCACCGACGCTGTTGACGCCACATCCGGCCGAAGCCGCGCGCCTGCTCGAACGGAGCGTCGCGGCGATCCAGTCCGACCGCATCGGCGCCGCCCAGGAAATCGCCGAGCGCTTCAACGCCCTCGTCGCCCTCAAGGGCTGCGGCACGGTACTGGCTCGGCCGGACGGACAGTGGCGGATCAATGCCAACGGCAATCCCGGACTATCGACCGCCGGCAGCGGCGACGTGCTGACAGGTATCGTCGTCGCCTTGTTGGCACAGGGCTGGGACGCCGAAGCGGCATTGGCCGGCGGTGTGCATCTGCACGGCGCCGCGGCCGACCGGCTCGTGGAGGAAGGCGTCGGCCCGGTCGGGCTGACGGCCGGCGAACTCATCGACAGCGCGCGGCGCTGCCTGAACGACTGGATCAGCGGCGTCTGAGCGGCCGGACGGGACCGCTCAGTTCTCGCGCAGCAGCGTCAATTCCTGGTCCGAATGGCGCAGGCGCAGCGCCAGCGTCCGCGCCAGCTGCGTGATCAGGATCAGCGCGATGCGTTTGTGTTCCTCGGCCAGCACGTCGAACTTCTCCATGCTGAGCACATAGAGCTCGGCATCGGCCGAGACCACGGCGCTGTTGCCGCGCGGCCGGTGATCGAGGAAAGCGAGGCCGCCGAAGAATTCGCCGCGCCCGTAGGTGGCGATGTGATGCAGCTGCACATCGGTGCCGACACGCCCCATGATCCGGACCTCGCCGCTGCGCACCAGATAGAGATTGCAGTCCATGTCGCCGACGTCATAGACGACGTCGCCGGCCTTGCACGAGCGTGCCTCAAGGCAGGTAGCGAGGTCGACCAGCGTATCCGGCTTGCTGCCCTTGAACAGGCCGATTTCATGGAGTTCGAGCGGCGGCAAGGCATAGTCGGCCTTGTCGACATCGCCGAGCAGACGGTCCTCGACCCACTCGATCGCCGCCTCGAGCGAGGGCATGAACAGCACCTTTTCCCCGTCCGGCACGAGTCCGGCAAGTTCGAGGAATTCGCGTAGGTTGCGCCCGTTCGGCAGCATCTCGCGCACGCTCGACAGGATCAGCGGCACCTTGCGTTCGGACAGGATGTCGCGCACGAGACTCAGCATGTGCGCGGCCGTCAGATCGACCGATTGCACGCGCTGCAGATCGAGGATCAGGTAATGTGTCGTCGACAGTTCCGGTTCCAGCCGCAGATAGAGCTGGTGCGTCGTGCCAAAGAACAGGCTGCCCTGCAGCTCGAAGATGACGGCGGTATCGCCGAACTGCTCGAGGCGCTGCATCTCTGCGTCGGGACGGTACCAGGTCGAGGAGCGCTGGCCGACAACGCTCCTGCGGCGGACGACATTGCCGCCGACCTGTTCGCGCAGGAAGAGGATGATCGACAGCACGACACCGACCGCCGATGCGGCGATCAGGCCGATGAACAGCGCCGAGGCGACGACCGCCAGCACGACCGAAAAATCGAGCACGGTCGAGCGCGATTCGAGGAAGCGCAGCGGATCGGTATCGATCATGCGCATGCCGACGACGAGCAGCACGCCGGCCAGCGCGGCGATCGGGATCCAGGCGACGAAGGCGCCGAGCACGAGACCGACGACCGCGACGGTGACGCCTTCGACGATGCCGGACATCCGCGTCCGTGCACCGCTGGAAAGATTGACGAGCGTCGCGCCCATGGTGCCGGCGCCCGGCATGCCGCCGATCGTCGAGGCCACCGCATTGGCAAAACCCTGCGCCGCCAGTTCGCGGTTCGGCTCATGGCGCGTGCGCGTCATCTGGTCGAGGATGACGCAGGTCTTGAGCGTGTCGATCGAGAGCAGCGCCGCCAGCGTGATGGCACTGCCGATCAGCCCGCCCACCTGCGACAGGCGCATTTCGCCGATCTCGGTCCAGCGATTGGTAATGAGATCGATGTAGCCGGCGCCGTTGGCACCGAGTTCACCGACGACGAGCTCATTACCCTCGAGCACGCGCATCGACGGATCAACGGCGGCGAGACCGGCATAGGTCAACGCCCCGGCGGCAATACCGAAGATCGTACCGGGCACCGTCTTGACGAAACGGCGCGCCAGCAACATCGCGATGGCCGTCACGCCACCGATCGCCAATCCGCGCAGATCCCAGAGTTCCGGTTTGATCAGTACCTGGTACCACAGCGTTCCTTCC
Proteins encoded in this region:
- a CDS encoding response regulator translates to MKILLVDDSRSAAVVFAERLRAFGNEVAVAHDGREGVEQFQRFAPDLVLMDIEMPVMDGFEATRQIRAFEAAQQWAWTPILFLTSVGTDDNVIAAIEAGGDELIAKNVPEGVLRAKMMAMTRIAALRHEVIEANRQLAEDIRLRELAEAELACRCDELSEVNTKLARVQGQLIQSEKMASIGQLAAGVAHQVNTPLAYVHATIGTLLQNVQQLLGLVGAYDEAVKDLPPERLDRVAACHRYIDVERLAAEAERLGRESRENIERVRKIAHSLREFAQTGAAGRWRFADLHRGIDATLELLGSEVSDKADVIRQYGELPEVECLPEQLNQVFMALLVNAEHAFGKARGQITIRSGVGKDSVWIEFADNGCGMPDDVRRRIFDPFFTTLPAGKGLGLGLSLSYGIIRSHGGTLVVDSAVGRGSRFRITLPVRQGGAG
- a CDS encoding NAD(P)H-hydrate dehydratase, yielding MTLDNALPLYRSADLRRIESAAADQKLMQRAGRAAADWATELCADGGAILVLAGPGNNGGDAFDAARRLRAAFFDVVLVFAGDPDRLPADAAAACKHFLAEGGLIRTAIPAHGRWALIIDGLFGIGITRDISGPYADLIERANALADRDACPLLALDCPSGLDADTGVVRGTVIRASHTLSFIAAKPGLFTGDGPDYCGNCRVAALDLDAEAIAPAAGRLVGGDAFAASLTPRQRNSHKGSYGNAGILGGASGMTGAALLSARAALRLGSGRVYVALLDAQAPALDPCQPELMLRRPDALDDATLTALACGPGLGTSIAAKEQLDAALRQDIPLVLDADALNLLARECDLPVAVALRQAPTLLTPHPAEAARLLERSVAAIQSDRIGAAQEIAERFNALVALKGCGTVLARPDGQWRINANGNPGLSTAGSGDVLTGIVVALLAQGWDAEAALAGGVHLHGAAADRLVEEGVGPVGLTAGELIDSARRCLNDWISGV
- a CDS encoding SulP family inorganic anion transporter; translated protein: MRHSGDFWGGFAAMLVALPASVAFGVTVYAAINPHYAAFGALAGILGATALGLLAPVFGGTDRLISAPCAPAAAVLSAFAIQLVGQGTAPVTIVLLMTVLGILTGLIQMLIGFVGIGGLIKYIPYPVVSGYLSGVGLIIIGSQLPKFAGAPEGTLWYQVLIKPELWDLRGLAIGGVTAIAMLLARRFVKTVPGTIFGIAAGALTYAGLAAVDPSMRVLEGNELVVGELGANGAGYIDLITNRWTEIGEMRLSQVGGLIGSAITLAALLSIDTLKTCVILDQMTRTRHEPNRELAAQGFANAVASTIGGMPGAGTMGATLVNLSSGARTRMSGIVEGVTVAVVGLVLGAFVAWIPIAALAGVLLVVGMRMIDTDPLRFLESRSTVLDFSVVLAVVASALFIGLIAASAVGVVLSIILFLREQVGGNVVRRRSVVGQRSSTWYRPDAEMQRLEQFGDTAVIFELQGSLFFGTTHQLYLRLEPELSTTHYLILDLQRVQSVDLTAAHMLSLVRDILSERKVPLILSSVREMLPNGRNLREFLELAGLVPDGEKVLFMPSLEAAIEWVEDRLLGDVDKADYALPPLELHEIGLFKGSKPDTLVDLATCLEARSCKAGDVVYDVGDMDCNLYLVRSGEVRIMGRVGTDVQLHHIATYGRGEFFGGLAFLDHRPRGNSAVVSADAELYVLSMEKFDVLAEEHKRIALILITQLARTLALRLRHSDQELTLLREN